From one Tindallia californiensis genomic stretch:
- a CDS encoding YbaB/EbfC family nucleoid-associated protein: MSKRKFGGAGGGMPNMNAMMKQAQQMQKKMAELQEELETREFEATVGGGAVNVTVTGKKEVKSINIKPEAVDEDDVEMLEDLIMAAVNEALRTADETVSREMGKLTGGMGMPPGL; this comes from the coding sequence ATGAGTAAACGAAAATTTGGCGGTGCAGGCGGCGGTATGCCGAACATGAACGCAATGATGAAACAGGCACAACAAATGCAAAAGAAAATGGCTGAACTGCAGGAAGAGTTGGAAACCCGTGAATTTGAGGCAACTGTTGGTGGCGGAGCCGTTAATGTGACGGTTACCGGTAAAAAGGAAGTAAAATCAATCAATATTAAACCGGAAGCCGTAGATGAAGACGATGTGGAAATGTTGGAAGATCTGATTATGGCCGCGGTGAACGAAGCCCTTCGTACTGCAGACGAAACGGTAAGCCGGGAAATGGGAAAACTGACCGGCGGCATGGGAATGCCACCAGGTTTGTAA
- the recR gene encoding recombination mediator RecR, translated as MQEFTTPIAGLIEAFSKLPGIGRKTAQRLAFHVISMDGKEVTQLAKAIIEAKKNIRYCAHCANFTDTETCSLCNNPKRDATTICVVEDPRDVVAMEKTREYKGLYHVLHGAISPLDGIGPEDIKVKELVERVGAEPVEEIILATNPTIEGEATAMYLARLFKPMGIKVTRIGYGIPVGGDLEYVDEVTLLKAMEGRKTL; from the coding sequence ATGCAGGAGTTTACAACGCCGATTGCTGGTTTAATAGAAGCCTTCAGCAAACTGCCGGGCATTGGTCGTAAAACGGCACAGCGCCTGGCTTTTCACGTCATCAGTATGGATGGCAAAGAGGTAACACAATTGGCAAAAGCGATTATAGAAGCAAAGAAGAACATTCGATACTGTGCCCATTGCGCTAATTTTACCGATACAGAAACCTGCTCTCTATGTAACAATCCCAAAAGAGATGCGACAACCATCTGTGTGGTGGAGGATCCCAGAGATGTGGTGGCGATGGAAAAAACCAGAGAATATAAAGGCTTGTATCACGTCCTACATGGAGCCATTTCACCTTTGGACGGAATAGGCCCGGAGGATATAAAAGTAAAAGAACTGGTGGAACGGGTGGGTGCTGAACCAGTGGAAGAAATTATTTTAGCCACCAACCCCACCATCGAAGGGGAAGCCACGGCAATGTACCTGGCTCGGCTTTTTAAGCCCATGGGAATTAAAGTAACACGCATTGGTTACGGAATTCCGGTGGGCGGCGATCTGGAATATGTGGATGAAGTGACGCTTTTAAAAGCCATGGAGGGTCGAAAAACGCTATGA
- a CDS encoding aromatic acid exporter family protein: MKIGLRTIKTSIAVTIGLFAVAVLNLESPFFVTIAALIGMQATISDSWVVGRNRMLGTAVGALFGMLLAIWLPPHPILAGIAILLLIRLMILIKTPEAVVISCIVFVAVFMEAGDGAVEYALSRLFDTGLGIGIALVVNYFFMPPTYDQQVLAEIRKEAPAIIKSQNQMLGVLMRRKSISVDELQEELDRIEEGQEEIKKLVELQEKEEKIKVHGEMSMKEVMLVYKLISEMHQHLQNLMGIVEKGVSLSIMQPMEKELVSVYEELTDVEKDLEKGDDALSQRLEEIEARANAIKRKIKNQETAVPLSVEETVKLLVVLYNVEEILSKSSIIFSYSTEKRQ; encoded by the coding sequence ATGAAAATTGGATTACGAACGATTAAAACCAGTATTGCCGTTACGATTGGTCTTTTTGCTGTAGCGGTGCTAAATCTGGAAAGTCCCTTTTTTGTTACCATTGCCGCCCTGATAGGGATGCAAGCGACCATTTCTGATTCTTGGGTAGTCGGCCGGAACCGAATGCTGGGAACTGCCGTTGGAGCCCTTTTTGGAATGCTGCTGGCAATTTGGCTACCGCCGCATCCTATTTTAGCCGGGATCGCTATTTTGTTGCTGATCCGGTTGATGATTCTGATTAAAACGCCCGAAGCTGTTGTTATTAGTTGTATTGTTTTTGTAGCCGTTTTTATGGAAGCTGGAGATGGCGCAGTAGAATATGCCTTAAGCCGTCTTTTTGATACAGGGCTGGGGATTGGCATTGCATTGGTAGTCAATTACTTTTTTATGCCACCTACCTACGACCAGCAAGTACTGGCAGAAATTCGAAAAGAAGCTCCGGCCATCATCAAAAGCCAGAACCAGATGTTAGGGGTACTGATGCGCCGGAAAAGCATTTCGGTAGATGAATTACAAGAGGAATTAGATCGTATTGAAGAAGGGCAGGAAGAAATTAAAAAACTGGTTGAATTGCAGGAAAAAGAAGAAAAAATCAAGGTGCATGGAGAAATGAGCATGAAAGAAGTCATGCTGGTATACAAACTAATTTCTGAAATGCATCAGCATTTACAAAACCTGATGGGCATTGTGGAAAAAGGGGTTTCCCTTAGCATTATGCAACCAATGGAGAAAGAGCTGGTGTCGGTCTATGAAGAATTAACCGACGTAGAAAAAGACCTGGAAAAGGGAGACGATGCCCTTAGTCAGCGATTGGAAGAAATTGAAGCACGTGCCAATGCAATCAAAAGAAAGATAAAAAATCAGGAAACTGCTGTCCCTTTATCTGTGGAAGAAACCGTGAAATTACTGGTAGTTCTTTACAATGTAGAAGAAATTCTGTCCAAGAGCAGCATTATTTTTAGCTACTCTACGGAGAAAAGGCAATAA